One Cryomorphaceae bacterium genomic window, GCGGCAAAAAGCCCTTAATGCGCCGTTTGGAACCTCCGAGCGTTTTCTTTAGGTAGTGACCGATATAAAGCAGCAGTAAGCTATTGATGAACAGATCACCAAGCGATGGAAACAAAAAGGAGGAGGCGTATAACGATGGATTGAAAACCTGCAAACCCGAAAAAACATGCGGGTAACTCAGTGTAATGAGCCTGATCAGGAAAAGGGTTGCAGGAAACAGTAGCACAGCGAGTCGCACGGGCATTTTCCGACTGAAGAGGATTGGACATGTGCGTAGAAAGAGCCACAGTCCGGCAATTACCATCAGCAGGTTAAACCATCGAAGTTGCTCGGGCAAGGGTGCGTGCTGGTGGATGTGGAAAACCGTTTCGGTTCCCACCTGAACAGGTACAGAATTTACGCGCGGACTCAAACTTAAAAAGTAAACCGGGGGCAGGGCAAAATCGGGGGCGAATTCATCCTGCAGGTGATCGTTGTTATATGGGTAGGACGACTTGATCAGGAACAGCGCATAATATTCGCGTCCGTCCTTCACCACTTTCCGCAAACCATACCAGCCGTTGTCAAGTTGCAGGTATTGCTCATCCGGAATTCCCGGGCCAAAAAGGTAATCAAAAGCCACGCGGTTGTCCGACCAGAAAACCAATTCGTCATTTTCATATACTGCGAGCAAAATGCCCGTTTTGTCAAACAGACCCGCGTAATAATCCGAGTATTGAACAGCTGTTGGGTGTACACCCCATTCACTGAACCTGGCGCTTAGCAGCGAAATTTCGTTTCGCGTTTCGGAACTTTTTTGCTGAAGCACACCTGAAACATGCTGTGCAACTGCCTCCAAACTTCGCTCCTTGCCAAAGGGAAGCCCTACCCACCAACCTAAGCTCATGAGCAGCAGCCCTATTATTCCAACCACAAGTGAATCTCTCACGCGCTAATTTTCAAGTGCCGACTAAGGTAAAGAATTTAGGTGGTGGGGCGTGAAGAGGAAGAAAACTGCATAGCCCCCAAATATGAACCGACCGCTCGGTTCATATCCGATAAAGTGAATCATGCTTTTTGCGCTTTCTGTGATGCGCGCAAAAAGCTGATTTTCTAATCGGGGTTACCCCAACTAATTCAAGTAATTTGCTGCTTAACACTCCTCCTATTGAATAAGTTGGGGTAAACTTCTCGCCCACTCGGGGAACAAAACAAAAAGTCCCCGAAGAAATAAGCTTCAGGGACCTCATTGCTGGTGCTATTCGAGATCTTTTGCTCCCCCTCCTGGGCTTACCGGCACCGACGCCCTAACTCGTCACTCGAAGGGCCTCTGGGCCGGCATAGACTTCTCGCCCACTCGGGGAACAAAACAAAAAGTCCCCGAAGAAATAAGCTTCAGGGACCTCATTGCTGGTGCTATTCGAGATCTTTTGCTCCCCCTCCTGGGCTCGAACCAGGGACCCTCTGATTAACAGTCAGATGCTCTAACCAACTGAGCTAAGGAGGAATAAAATAGTGCTCCGTAGAGCGGGCACAAAAATAAATCTTTGAACGAAACTACACAACATACTTACCCGAAAAAAATAACTAATCGTGCTATGCGCTTTTCAACCAGCATGAACCGCTATCTTTGCAACAAACAACAGCCCATGAATCTCGTAAGTGTTGGCACTGTAGCCTTCGATTCCATTGAAACGCCATTCGGCAAACAAGAGCGCGTCATTGGCGGAGCCGCCACCTATATAAGCATCGCCGCATCCTATTACATTCAGCAATCAGGCTTGGTTTCTGTTATTGGTGACGATTTTCCGAAGGAGGTACTGCAAGAAATGGAGAAGCGCGGCATCAACCAGGAAGGCCTCCAGGTTAAACAAGGCGAGAAATCCTTCTTCTGGTCGGGCAAGTACCACTACGACATGAATGCGCGCGATACGCTCGACACCCAGCTCAACGTATTGGCCGATTTTAAGCCGGTGGTGCCTGAATCATACCAGGGCTGCGACTTCTTGATGCTTGGCAACCTCGACCCTGCGGTTCAGCTTTCGGTACTTGAGCAACTGCGCGAGCGTCCGCGGCTTGTGGTGCTCGACACCATGAATTTCTGGATGGACATTGCGCTCGATAAACTGAACGAAGTGCTGAAAAAAGTGGATGTGCTCACCATCAACGACGAAGAGGCGCGCCAACTATCCAATGAATATTCGCTGGTGAAGGCCGCCCGAAAGATTATGGAAATGGGGCCTCGCTACCTGATTATCAAAAAAGGAGAACACGGTGCGCTACTGTTTCATGAAGACCGCGCCTTTTTTGCCCCAGCACTCCCGCTCGAAGAGGTTGTGGATCCCACCGGAGCAGGCGATACCTTTGCCGGCGGTTTTATCGGCTACCTCGCCGGAGCGCGAAACATCTCTTTCGACAATATGAAGCGTGCCATCGTGGTGGGCTCGGCCATGGCGTCCTTTACCTGCGAAAAATTCGGCCCCGAGCGCTTGCTTGAACTGGACCGCGAAACCATTGACCGCCGCGTTCAGGAGTTTGTAGATCTCGTTGATTTCGACATCGAGCTGGTAGGCGCCTGACAAACCATACCATGCACCAAAACAGAACAGCCGGCTAACACGCAACCGGCTGCTCTATGCAAGCTGTGAGCTTTTAAAGGTTTACAATTGAATGTCCGTAAACGGACAGTCCAAAAATCGCGAATACGATTTGAAATTCCAAACGCGCAAGGGGTCCTATTTGTTGTTAAAGGCCGTCATGGTTTGCGCAAGCCCCAAAGTTCCAAATGCCAGGATTGCATTCGATGCCTGCTTACATCTCTCAGGCAGTGCGGCTTTTTCATCTTCACTCCACGCACTGAGCACATAATTTACCTGCTGACCACGGCCAAATTCGCTGCCAATTCCAAACCTGAGCCGTGCGTATTGCTGGGTGCCCAAAATCTGGTTGATGTTTTTGAGTCCGTTATGGCCCCCGTCGCTACCCTTCCCACGCAGGCGAATGGTTCCGAATGGCAGGGCAAGGTCGTCGGTCACCACAAGCAAACGATCGAGCGGAATTTTCTCTTGTTGCATCCAGTAGCTTACGGCCTTTCCGCTCAGGTTCATATAGGTGGATGGTTTGAGCAGGATGTAAATACGGCCCCGGTGCTTCAAGGTAGCTACATCACCGTATCGCCCCGCGCGGAAGGCTGTTTCGCCTGTTAAAAAAGAAGTGCCGGACTCCCTCACGAGGGTGTCCAGCACTTTGAATCCAATGTTGTGCCGGGTGTTTTCGTATTCCGGCCCAATATTACCTAAACCTGCTATCAGGAATTTCATGCAGCAGGGCAACCGTTTTATTCGGCAGCGGCCTCAGGTTTGGCTTCCGCGCCTTCGGCAGCAGCAGCTTCTCCTTCACCACCTTCCTCTTCGTCCTCATCACCGGTATCCACCGCACCACGTGCAGTTTTAATAGACACCACCACGGCTTCTGGATCGTGTAGCAGAGCAAGCTCACCTACGTTCAAATCTTTGACACGGATTTTCTGTCCGATACGAAGTTTGGTAATGTCCAGCTCAATGGCCTCGGGAAACTGAGGCGGAAAACCTTTTACGTTGAGTTTGCGGAAAAGCACAAACAAACGCCCCCCGTTCCGAACTCCGATAGCAGAGCCGGAAACGCGCAACGGCAGCTGAATCTTTACCTCTTTGTCGTTGAAAAGCTGGATAAAATCAACGTGGATAATTCTGTCGGTTACAGGGTGAAACTGCACCTCTTTAATCAGGGCGTCGAAAGACGTTCCGTCGATGTCGAGTGCAATTCGGTGTACGTTCGGAGTAATTACCAGCTTGCTCATTTGGTTGTAGTCCACGTGAAAGTGAACCTGCTTTTCGCCTCCGTACAGCACACAAGGTACCCTATCCTGGTTGCGAAGCGCCTTAGCATCTGTACTCCCTACGCCCTCTCTTGGAGAGCCGCTCAATGATACTTGCTTCATTTTATTTGATTTAGATTAAGAAATTACAAAGTGTGAACTAATGCTTTCGTACTGAACCACACCGCGAATCACCTCAGCAAACAGCGGTGCCGCGCTCAGTACTTTGATCTTGGGATGCGCATGTCTGAGCGGAATGGTATCGGTAACAATAAGCTCTGCGAGGTTAGACTGGTCCAGACGTTCGTATGCCGGACCCGATAACACGGGGTGCGTACACATAGCTCTCACGCTCAACGCGCCCTTATCCAGCATCATATCGGCAGCCTTGGTGAGGGTGCCGGCTGTATCAACGATGTCGTCAACCAACATCACGTGGCGGTCTTTAACGTCACCTATTACAGTCATGCTATCTACCTGATTGGCAACTTTTCGCTGCTTGTAACAAATAGCCATTTCCAGGTTAAAATGCTTGGCGTATGCGTTGGCCCTTTTGGTTCCACCGGTGTCGGGGGCCGCCATAATCAGGTTTTCGCGGTCTATGGATTCCAGGTACTTCACAAAAATAGACGAAGCAAATAGGTGGTCCACCGGAACTTCAAAAAACCCCTGAATCTGGTCAGCGTGGAGGTCCATCGTAACCACCCGGGTAACGCCCGCTGCAGTGAGCAAATTGGCAATCATTTTTGAACCGATGGCTACGCGAGGTTTGTCTTTTCGGTCCTGACGGGCATATCCAAAGTAAGGAATCACCGCTACAATTCTCCGGGCCGAAGCGCGTTTGGCAGCATCTATCAGCAGCAACAATTCCAACAGATTGTCGGCCGGAGGCATGGTGCTCTGAATGATGAACACATCCTTACCGCGAATGCTCTCCTCGTATGACGGCTGAAATTCGCCGTCGCTGAATTCAGAAACAATCACGTTTCCGAGCTGTACACCAAACTGCGCGGCTATTTGAGAAGCCAAATGTTGCGATGTGCGCCCTGAGAATATTTTTACTGAATCCAGCACGGGTCCTGTTAAGAGGGGTGCAAATGTAGGAAATTGGTTTTGCGAAACAAAGTAGCATTTCAATGTTTTCGTGTGGATGTTGTGGCATCCCGAACAAATGAATAAATTTGCAGCCCACTTCACTATGCCTGGGTGGCGGAATTGGTAGACGCGCACGACTCAAACTCGTGTTCTTCGGAGTGTGGGTTCGATTCCCACCCCAGGTACAAAGGCCTCCGATAAGGGGCCTTTTTTCGTTTCTTTGAAACACATACAAGATGGAAGAAGGCTTTGTAAAATACAGCGACTCCGCCAAACAGGAACGCTACGACCGCGCTTACCTGCGTATGGCGAAGCAGTGGGCTACGCTCTCGCATTGCCAGCGCAAACAAGTAGGCTCGCTCATTGTAAAAGAGGGGATGATTATTTCTGATGGCTACAACGGCACGCCCACCGGTTTCGAAAACGATTGCGAAGATGACAACGGCAATACCAAGTGGTACGTGCTGCACGCCGAAGCCAATGCCATCACCAAGGTTGCACGCTCAACCAACGACGCACGCAATGCAACACTATACCTTACGTTATCTCCCTGCAAGGAATGCAGCAAATTGATTCATCAGATTGGCATCAAGCGATTGGTTTTCATAGAGAGGTACAAAGACGATGCAGGTCTCAACTTTCTGCGTCAGGCCGGTGTTGAAGTAGTGCAAATACAAAACCCCTGAAAAGGAGGATGAAAAAAACCTGGATTTTACTCCCCTTACTACTGGCCATCGCGCTAAGCGCCGGAATATACATCGGTGCAGATATGTCGCGCTTTGGTGCCGAAGCGCCTGCATTCACCCGAATGGTGAACCACAGCAGCAACAAAATCACGCAGATTATCAACTTTATTGAGCGGCACTACGTGGATACAGTGGATAAAGCCGGACTGATTGATTTCAGTATCCAGGAAATGTTGCAGCACCTCGACCCACATTCGTACTACATTTCAGCGCGCGAGCTTCGTCAATACACTGAACCGCTGGAAGGTAACTTCGACGGAATTGGCGTAGAATTTACCATTCAAAACGACACGGTTTTTGTAGTTACGCCGTTGGAAGGTGGCCCCTCTGAAGCCCTGGGCATACGTTCGGGCGACCGCATCGTTACCGTGGACGGCGAAAACATTGCCGGCATCGGCGTTACCAACCGCGATGTGATGACCACCCTGCGCGGCGAAAGCGGCACCCGGGTTCACATTCAAATTAAACGCCGGGGAACTCCCGGTTTGCTGGACTTTACCATCACCCGCGGCAAGATTCCTATATACAGCGTGGCAGTGTCGTATATGCTGGATGATGCCACTGGCTACATTCGTGTTACGCGTTTTGCCAAAACCACGCATCAGGAATTTATGGAAGGAGTTGCGAAACTCAAAATGAGCGGAATGGAGCAACTTATCATCGACCTGCGCGGAAATGGTGGCGGCTACCTGAACACCGCCATCGCAATGTGCGAAGAACTGCTTCCGGCCAAAGAGCTGATTGTGTACACCGAAGGTCGTGCGCAGCCACGCAAAACCTATGAAACCCGCCGCAGCGGAAGTCTTACAAATTTGCCCATTGTGGTAATGATTGATCAAGGCTCGGCATCGGCCAGTGAAATTTTGGCGGGAGCAGTGCAGGACAATGATCGCGGTTTAATTGTAGGTCGCCGCTCGTTCGGAAAAGGACTGGTGCAGGAGCACTACGAGTTTCCGGATAGTTCAGCGATTCGCCTTACAGTGGCCCGCTACTACACCCCATCGGGCAGGAGCATTCAGCGTCCCTACGGAAACGGAATTGATTACGAAGCAGATATATACTCAAGATATGAAACCGGTGAACTATACGATTCAACCAAAATCAACTACCCCGATTCGCTGGTGTATCTTACGCGTGCAGGCCGAAGGGTATTTGGCGGCGGTGGTATTGTGCCTGATTTGTACGTGGCCATTGACACGGTGGGAGCATCGGATTATTTTACGGAGTTGAGTTATCGCGGAATCCTCAACGACTTTGCCTTTGAGTACGCTGATAGCCATCGCGACAGACTACTGGCTGCGGGTTCGGTGGAGGAGTTTGTGAAAAGCTTTGTGGTGAATCCGCGAATGCTGCAAGACCTCTATCACTTTGCCGATGGTCGTGGACTAAAAGCCGACCCCACGGATATTCACATTTCTGAATCGTACATTGCCCTTCGGCTCAAGGCCCTGATTGCCCGTAATATCTGGGGTAACGACGGGTATTATCCCATTATTGCAGAAGACGACCGCATGTTGCAGGTGGCGCGGGGAGCTTTCGAGAAAGGAAAAACTATTCTACCGTAACCGACTTGGCCAGGTTTCTGGGCTGATCAACGTTACAACCCCGCATCACAGCAACGTGGTACGAAAGCAGTTGCAAAGGAATCACCGAAATCAGACCCATCAATACCTCGTCCACTTCCGGAATTTCGATGGTGTGGTCGGCAAGGGCTTTCACTTGTTCATCTCCCTCGGTTACAATGGCAATCACTTTGCCTTTTCGCGCCTTTACTTCCTGCACGTTGCTCACAATTTTGTCGTACGACGCACCTTGAGTGGCAATCACTACCACGGGCATATTCTCGTCAATCAGCGCAATGGGGCCGTGTTTCATTTCGGCGGCGGGATAACCCTCGGCGTGGATGTACGAAATCTCCTTCAACTTGAGCGCGCCCTCCAGGGCCACCGGAAAGTTAATTCCACGACCTAGATAGAGGGCATTGGTGGCATTCTTGTAATAGTCGGCGATGTATTGAATCTGGTCATCCAGTTGAAGCACTTTCTCAATCTTCTCAGGGATGGCGTCCAGCTCAATCAGCAAACGCTGAAAACGTGAATGGGGAATGGTTCCTTTACCCTGCGCAACCGACAAAGCCATCAGCGTAAGCACAGTAACCTGTGCGGTAAAGGCTTTGGTAGAGGCCACACCAATCTCCGGCCCTGCGTGCGTATAGGAGCCCGCGTGAGTTGTGCGCGGAATGGTAGAGCCAATAACGTTGCAAATACCAATAATGGTAGCTCCGCGTTGTTTGGCCATTTCAATCGCGGCCAAAGTATCGGCGGTTTCTCCCGATTGCGAAATGGCAATCACCACATCATCTTCCGAAATAATCGGGTTTCGGTAGCGAAACTCAGAGGCGTATTCCACCTCAACCGGAATGCGCGCAAGGTCTTCGAACAGGTACTCCCCTACCAAGCCGGCGTGCCATGATGTACCGCAAGCCACAATGATGATGCGCTTGGCCTGAAAAAGCCTTTGCTCATACTCGCGTATTCCGCCGAGAGCCACTATTCCTTTGTTTACATTCAGTCTGCCACGCATACTGTCGCGCACGGAGCGGGGCTGCTCGTAGATTTCCTTCAGCATAAAATGCTCGTAACCGCCTTTTTCCAGGGCTTCGAGCTGCATTTCCAACTCCTGAATGTAGGGGGTTTTCTCCTGGTTTTTGATGTTCCGCAATTGCAGCCCTGTCTCGCGATCAACAATGGCAATTTCTTCATCTTCGAGGTACACTACATTTTTGGTGTGCTCAATAATCGGTGTAGCATCGGAGGCAATGAAATACTCTCCTTGCTGCTTACCAATACCTATTACCAGCGGGCTTCCTTTCTTGGCGGCGATGAGTTGATCGGGGTTCTCGCGCGACATGACTACAATGGCATAGGCTCCCACCACTTCATTGAGTGCTTTGCGCACGGCCTCAAACAAGGAAATGTCCTTCTCGTTTCGCTTAATGTCGTCCACGAGGTGAATCAATACCTCGGTGTCGGTGTCGCTCTGAAACACATGGCCTCGCTGGATGAGCCCCTTCTTGAGGGTGTCAAAATTTTCGATGATTCCATTGTGGATAATCACCATTTCATTGTTAGCCGTGGCATGCGGGTGCGCGTTCTCGTCGTTGGGCGGTCCATGGGTAGCCCAACGTGTATGACCAATTCCAATGTTTCCGATGAGCGGATTTTCATCCACCCGATGTTGCAGATTGCTGACCTTGCCTTTGCATTTTACCAGATGGATCTGCTCGCTGTCGTGAACGGCAATACCGGCGCTGTCGTAACCCCGGTACTCTAGACGTTGAAGGCCTTTCAGCAGAATCGGAGCTGCCTTCTGTTCACCAATATATCCTACAATTCCGCACATAAATCAGTTAATATTTGGTGTAGTGAATAACCAGCCGCATAGGCCTGTCGGGATGTTGAGGTCCGTTAAGAATCACACGATTGGCAGAACTTCCGGCGCGGTCCGGCACCAGCTCAATGGCAGTGTTCTCGCGCGACCCAAATGCCACCTGTGTAGCCCAACGGGTAATATTAACGCGGTATTGGCTGTTGATTACATCCAAAAATCCTCCAAAGTGTGAGTCACCTTCAAAAATGTCGGGAAGCAGAAAAGCCGTGTTCTCCTCTACGTTTCGCCCCACAGCAAACAGTCGGTTGGGTGGCGCAAAGGCGTGGTCGGCCTGAAAAGGAATAATCAACTCCGCATTATTGATGGCAAGGGTATCATTGCGAATGCTACCCAGGTGTGGGAAAAAGACACGCGTTTTAAGTCCGGCAGCTGCCCGCACAAATGTTTTTTGCCCACCTGAACTATGATCACCGTCCAATTGCGCCTGAATTTCGGGCATGGCCGTACTAAAATCGTGCACACTGCGGGTGTAGTACACGGCATTGGTGTTGATCAACAGATCGTACTCGCGGGTTTCATACTGCCCCTGATCGATGCCGTCGCGGTTGTAGAGGCGGTAGTACAGGGTTACTTTTGAAATCGGACTCAACAGGTTAAAGTAATGTACACCACCATTGCCCGGAGAAATGAACTGATCTGCTACAGTAACATAGAGCCCCTTGAAAAAAGCCGGAAAACCCTGTGTGCTCAAGTCATTGGTGCCAACCGCATTAAAAATACGTGTACCAATTTCAGGGTCAATTTTGATGCGCAGTTGGGGTGGCAGCGTATCCTGACCAACCACTACATTCACTCCCGGGCCGGGTCGCTGAATTTTGCTTTCGGGTTGAACGAGGTCATTTTCCTTTACCTGGAGTACGCGGTTGCTGTAGTACAAGGTATCGGCAAACAACTGTTCATCCAGTTCATACACCTTGTATTCCTGCGGGAAATTATTACCCCACTGTTCATTGGAATAAGACAGAGCAAGTACCACTGAATCAATCTGCACCGTTTCGGATGCTACGCCGGATGTGAAAACAGGTTGATTGGTAGCCAATCGCAGTTGCGTGTAGAACCCTGAAACAAGCCTCCCGAATTTCGGGTCGTGGTGATTGCCGAGCAACACTGCGTCAAGTCCGTCGGCGCGAATACTATCATCCGGAACCGTGTAGGTTTCTATGGTCAGGGTATCTACGCGGTGTATGCCCAACAGCAATTCCGGGGGCAGTACTCCTTTGCCAATTCCATCTTCCTTGTCGCATGCCACAACAGGGAGCAAAAATAAAGCGGCCAATAGCGGCCGCATTATTCGTTGCAGGTTTAATTTCACGGACATTTGCTATTCAACCAATACTCCGCTCTCTTCGAGCACCCGGTCGTAGAACTCGGAGCACGCAGCCACCAAAGCATCGCTTTCGGTGTGTGCAAGCACGGGTTTGCTGAGAGAATTCACGTAATCTTCCAGTTCGCCCTGAAGGCTTGAAGTTCCTTTCACCACGCCATCGCTGTGATCAATAGCAAATCGGGTGAGGTTTTCGTGTGTAGGTTCGTTAAGCAGTGACAGGTCTTCGGGGGCAAATCCCTCCTGACGCAATTTATCCACCATTCCCTTCTCGAGTGTTCCTTCAAAGCCACTTCCATAGGCAGAGAAAACCACTTTCGAATCGCTGAAATGCGGGTCTTCGTTGATGATTTTCTTGAGGTATGCAGGCATGATGGCAGTCATCCAGCCGTGGCAGTGGATGATATCGGGTGCCCAACCAAGTTTCTTCACAGTTTCAATAACGCCGCGCACAAAAAAGATGGAGCGCTCGTCGTTGTCGTTGAAAAACTTTCCTTTAGAATCGCAGTGTACGGCCTTGCGCTGAAAGAAGTCTTCGTTGTCAATAAAGTACACCTGCATGCGTGCTGAGGGAATGGAGGCTACTTTCAAAATCAGCGGGTGGTCGTTGTCGTTGATGATCAGGTTCATACCTGAAAGGCGGATAACTTCGTGCAGCTGGTGACGACGCTCATTGATGCAACCGTAGCGCGGCATAAAGACGCGGATTTCACGGCCTTTTTCCTGCATTCCCTGGGGAAGCATGCGCGATACTGTTGAGATTTCGTTGGCTTCCAGGTACGGAGTTATCTCCTGCGATACATAAAGAACTTTCGTTTTTGCCATAAGTGCTCGGGATTTAATAAGGCTACAAAATTACGACATTTTCGGTGGATATTCAAGGAATCACCTTAGCTTTGTTCGCTTCATTTGCGAGAAAGCCTCCTGTTTACGTGGATATTTTCAATCGGGTATCAGACATCCGCAGTGCACTTTTGCACGCCAAACAAGGCAACAAGACCGTTGCTCTGGTGCCTACGATGGGTGCCTTGCACGACGGTCACCGGTCGTTGATGCAGGCAGCCCTCACACGCGCAGACATTTTGGTAGCCAGTGTTTTTGTGAACCCCACGCAGTTCAACGAAGCCGACGATTTTAACAACTACCCCCGAAACCTTGAGGCTGATATGACGGTGCTGGCCGACGCCGGTTGCGACATAGCCTTTACGCCTACGGTAGAAGAGATATATCCTGAACCCGACCAAACCACCTACGATTTTGGCGAACTAGAAACCCGCTACGAGGGGGCGTTCCGACCGGGGCACTTCAAAGGTGTGGCCATGGTGGTGCGGCGCCTGTTCAACATCATTGAGCCTGATCTTGCTTTTTTTGGCGAAAAGGATTTCCAACAGGTGATGGTCATTCGCCAACTGGTGCGGCAATTCAATATTCCGGTTGAGATTGTAACCGTACCCACCCTTCGCGAACCCGATGGATTGGCCATGAGTTCGCGAAATGTGCGACTCAGCGATGCAGAGAGAAACCGTGCCAATGCCATTTATAAGGCTCTGCTTCGAGCCCAAGAACTGGCTCCTTCCGAATCGCCCGAACAAATCCGCCATCTGGCGATGGAGCTACTGGAACAAAACGGCATGCAGCCTGAGTATTTTGACATCGCCCATCCCGAAACGCTCCGACCCATTCGCGATTTTAATGGTGCACCGCACGCTGTAGCCCTGGTTGCCGCGCGCCTCGGTAATGTGCGCCTAATTGATAACCTGCAA contains:
- a CDS encoding sugar kinase, with translation MNLVSVGTVAFDSIETPFGKQERVIGGAATYISIAASYYIQQSGLVSVIGDDFPKEVLQEMEKRGINQEGLQVKQGEKSFFWSGKYHYDMNARDTLDTQLNVLADFKPVVPESYQGCDFLMLGNLDPAVQLSVLEQLRERPRLVVLDTMNFWMDIALDKLNEVLKKVDVLTINDEEARQLSNEYSLVKAARKIMEMGPRYLIIKKGEHGALLFHEDRAFFAPALPLEEVVDPTGAGDTFAGGFIGYLAGARNISFDNMKRAIVVGSAMASFTCEKFGPERLLELDRETIDRRVQEFVDLVDFDIELVGA
- a CDS encoding aminoacyl-tRNA hydrolase, whose product is MKFLIAGLGNIGPEYENTRHNIGFKVLDTLVRESGTSFLTGETAFRAGRYGDVATLKHRGRIYILLKPSTYMNLSGKAVSYWMQQEKIPLDRLLVVTDDLALPFGTIRLRGKGSDGGHNGLKNINQILGTQQYARLRFGIGSEFGRGQQVNYVLSAWSEDEKAALPERCKQASNAILAFGTLGLAQTMTAFNNK
- a CDS encoding 50S ribosomal protein L25/general stress protein Ctc, which encodes MKQVSLSGSPREGVGSTDAKALRNQDRVPCVLYGGEKQVHFHVDYNQMSKLVITPNVHRIALDIDGTSFDALIKEVQFHPVTDRIIHVDFIQLFNDKEVKIQLPLRVSGSAIGVRNGGRLFVLFRKLNVKGFPPQFPEAIELDITKLRIGQKIRVKDLNVGELALLHDPEAVVVSIKTARGAVDTGDEDEEEGGEGEAAAAEGAEAKPEAAAE
- a CDS encoding ribose-phosphate pyrophosphokinase; this encodes MLDSVKIFSGRTSQHLASQIAAQFGVQLGNVIVSEFSDGEFQPSYEESIRGKDVFIIQSTMPPADNLLELLLLIDAAKRASARRIVAVIPYFGYARQDRKDKPRVAIGSKMIANLLTAAGVTRVVTMDLHADQIQGFFEVPVDHLFASSIFVKYLESIDRENLIMAAPDTGGTKRANAYAKHFNLEMAICYKQRKVANQVDSMTVIGDVKDRHVMLVDDIVDTAGTLTKAADMMLDKGALSVRAMCTHPVLSGPAYERLDQSNLAELIVTDTIPLRHAHPKIKVLSAAPLFAEVIRGVVQYESISSHFVIS
- a CDS encoding CMP deaminase — encoded protein: MEEGFVKYSDSAKQERYDRAYLRMAKQWATLSHCQRKQVGSLIVKEGMIISDGYNGTPTGFENDCEDDNGNTKWYVLHAEANAITKVARSTNDARNATLYLTLSPCKECSKLIHQIGIKRLVFIERYKDDAGLNFLRQAGVEVVQIQNP
- a CDS encoding PDZ domain-containing protein, yielding MKKTWILLPLLLAIALSAGIYIGADMSRFGAEAPAFTRMVNHSSNKITQIINFIERHYVDTVDKAGLIDFSIQEMLQHLDPHSYYISARELRQYTEPLEGNFDGIGVEFTIQNDTVFVVTPLEGGPSEALGIRSGDRIVTVDGENIAGIGVTNRDVMTTLRGESGTRVHIQIKRRGTPGLLDFTITRGKIPIYSVAVSYMLDDATGYIRVTRFAKTTHQEFMEGVAKLKMSGMEQLIIDLRGNGGGYLNTAIAMCEELLPAKELIVYTEGRAQPRKTYETRRSGSLTNLPIVVMIDQGSASASEILAGAVQDNDRGLIVGRRSFGKGLVQEHYEFPDSSAIRLTVARYYTPSGRSIQRPYGNGIDYEADIYSRYETGELYDSTKINYPDSLVYLTRAGRRVFGGGGIVPDLYVAIDTVGASDYFTELSYRGILNDFAFEYADSHRDRLLAAGSVEEFVKSFVVNPRMLQDLYHFADGRGLKADPTDIHISESYIALRLKALIARNIWGNDGYYPIIAEDDRMLQVARGAFEKGKTILP
- the glmS gene encoding glutamine--fructose-6-phosphate transaminase (isomerizing); the encoded protein is MCGIVGYIGEQKAAPILLKGLQRLEYRGYDSAGIAVHDSEQIHLVKCKGKVSNLQHRVDENPLIGNIGIGHTRWATHGPPNDENAHPHATANNEMVIIHNGIIENFDTLKKGLIQRGHVFQSDTDTEVLIHLVDDIKRNEKDISLFEAVRKALNEVVGAYAIVVMSRENPDQLIAAKKGSPLVIGIGKQQGEYFIASDATPIIEHTKNVVYLEDEEIAIVDRETGLQLRNIKNQEKTPYIQELEMQLEALEKGGYEHFMLKEIYEQPRSVRDSMRGRLNVNKGIVALGGIREYEQRLFQAKRIIIVACGTSWHAGLVGEYLFEDLARIPVEVEYASEFRYRNPIISEDDVVIAISQSGETADTLAAIEMAKQRGATIIGICNVIGSTIPRTTHAGSYTHAGPEIGVASTKAFTAQVTVLTLMALSVAQGKGTIPHSRFQRLLIELDAIPEKIEKVLQLDDQIQYIADYYKNATNALYLGRGINFPVALEGALKLKEISYIHAEGYPAAEMKHGPIALIDENMPVVVIATQGASYDKIVSNVQEVKARKGKVIAIVTEGDEQVKALADHTIEIPEVDEVLMGLISVIPLQLLSYHVAVMRGCNVDQPRNLAKSVTVE
- a CDS encoding DUF4270 family protein; translated protein: MSVKLNLQRIMRPLLAALFLLPVVACDKEDGIGKGVLPPELLLGIHRVDTLTIETYTVPDDSIRADGLDAVLLGNHHDPKFGRLVSGFYTQLRLATNQPVFTSGVASETVQIDSVVLALSYSNEQWGNNFPQEYKVYELDEQLFADTLYYSNRVLQVKENDLVQPESKIQRPGPGVNVVVGQDTLPPQLRIKIDPEIGTRIFNAVGTNDLSTQGFPAFFKGLYVTVADQFISPGNGGVHYFNLLSPISKVTLYYRLYNRDGIDQGQYETREYDLLINTNAVYYTRSVHDFSTAMPEIQAQLDGDHSSGGQKTFVRAAAGLKTRVFFPHLGSIRNDTLAINNAELIIPFQADHAFAPPNRLFAVGRNVEENTAFLLPDIFEGDSHFGGFLDVINSQYRVNITRWATQVAFGSRENTAIELVPDRAGSSANRVILNGPQHPDRPMRLVIHYTKY
- a CDS encoding glycogen synthase, which produces MAKTKVLYVSQEITPYLEANEISTVSRMLPQGMQEKGREIRVFMPRYGCINERRHQLHEVIRLSGMNLIINDNDHPLILKVASIPSARMQVYFIDNEDFFQRKAVHCDSKGKFFNDNDERSIFFVRGVIETVKKLGWAPDIIHCHGWMTAIMPAYLKKIINEDPHFSDSKVVFSAYGSGFEGTLEKGMVDKLRQEGFAPEDLSLLNEPTHENLTRFAIDHSDGVVKGTSSLQGELEDYVNSLSKPVLAHTESDALVAACSEFYDRVLEESGVLVE